The following nucleotide sequence is from Apium graveolens cultivar Ventura chromosome 4, ASM990537v1, whole genome shotgun sequence.
TCTTCCATCTCTATACATAtataaatgaaaaatatttttattaaaaacacaCCGAGTACATAGAACAACAACATGAAACAAGTACATAATGGAAATAAGTAAAACACAAAGGAAATAAGTAAAACACAAAGGAAATAAGTAAAGCAAGACAATACATATGAAGTCTAGTCGTCTAAACCATAATAAAGATTAGCACCAGTGTTTATttcatttgaggccttattgatTGGTTCATTAACTGGATTATAATTAGCGAAGTTGGTTTCTACTTTCTTTCCATTATTCCTTTTGGATGACTCGTAGAGGTCAACAAGATGTTTGGGTGTGCGACAAGTACGTTGCCAGTGCCCCTCAGATCCGCACATATGACAGATACCTCGGTTCTCTCCTTCTTGGGGCGCTTTTGCTTTATTTGGCACTTCACGTTGCCATTTCTGGTGGCCAGAGTTGTAACCATCACGTTGCCACTTCAGGTGTCCAGAATGATATTGATTGCGAAACCGACCGCGGAAATTTCCACGTCCACGGTTTCGTCCATAACCTCGTTCTTCTCTATGCCCTTTCTCACGTTCATTCTTCAGGAATGACGTGTTATGTACTTCAAGTAACTGGGCAGAGCCTGTGGGACGTATCTGATGATTTTTCATTAACAACTCATTATTCTTTTCAGCCATAAGAAGGAGAGATATTTGCTCGCCATATTTCTGAAAATTCCGCTCCCTATATTGTTGAGTCATGATCATAGTGTTGGGGTGAAAGGTTGAGAGGGTCTTTTCAATCATTTCAGCATCAGTAATATTTTCAccacataaaattaattttaagttTATCTTGAAAAGAGCAAAATTATATTCAGATACAGATTTGAAATCCTGTAACCTCAAATTAATCCAGTCATACCGGGCAGATGGCAAGTGAACAAGTTTCTGCTAATCAAATCTATCCTTGAGATTATTCCAAAGGGTGAGTGGAATTTTGATAGTGAGGTATTCAGATTTTAGATCTTCGTGGATGTGATGCCTAAGAAAAATAATTACTTTTGCATTTTGTTCAACAGTTGGGATTTTTTCTGGGTCAATAGTATGTTTTAGGCCATTAGCACTAAGGTGTAATTCCGCATCAAGGACCCATGACAAATAATTATTCCCCGAAACATCCAAAGCAACAAACTCTAATTTTGCAAGATTCGTCATTCTGAATAGATTTTAAATAAGATTTAATATGTCACATAATATTTAAACAGGCAAGTTGAAATAATAACTTTATACAAAAGTTACGACGACATAGCCGGCCAAAAAACTTTTGATTATTACTTGACGACAGTGCCATCTTTATAGTAGTATTACTTGACGACA
It contains:
- the LOC141719999 gene encoding uncharacterized protein LOC141719999, whose product is MAMPSNNTMKMALSSSNTTIKMALSSSNNQKMTNLAKLEFVALDVSGNNYLSWVLDAELHLSANGLKHTIDPEKIPTVEQNAKINLKLILCGENITDAEMIEKTLSTFHPNTMIMTQQYRERNFQKYGEQISLLLMAEKNNELLMKNHQIRPTGSAQLLEVHNTSFLKNEREKGHREERGYGRNRGRGNFRGRFRNQYHSGHLKWQRDGYNSGHQKWQREVPNKAKAPQEGENRGICHMCGSEGHWQRTCRTPKHLVDLYESSKRNNGKKVETNFANYNPVNEPINKASNEINTGANLYYGLDD